Proteins from a single region of Pseudomonas sp. 10S4:
- a CDS encoding PilZ domain-containing protein, which translates to MNEPLNTGPRNGILSLTIKDKSVLYAAYMPFIKNGGLFIPTNKSYKLGDEVFMLLNLMDEAEKIPVAGKVTWITPKGAQGNRAAGVGVQFNDGDNTARSRIETHLAGALKSDRPTHTM; encoded by the coding sequence ATGAATGAACCGCTCAACACCGGACCCCGTAACGGCATCTTGTCCCTGACCATTAAGGACAAGTCCGTGCTGTACGCCGCCTACATGCCGTTCATCAAGAACGGTGGCCTGTTCATCCCGACCAACAAAAGCTACAAGCTGGGGGATGAAGTGTTCATGTTGCTGAACCTGATGGACGAGGCGGAAAAAATTCCGGTCGCCGGCAAAGTTACCTGGATCACTCCCAAAGGTGCGCAGGGTAACCGGGCCGCCGGAGTTGGCGTGCAGTTCAATGACGGTGACAACACCGCCCGCAGTCGAATCGAAACCCATCTGGCCGGAGCCCTGAAATCCGACCGTCCCACTCATACGATGTAA
- a CDS encoding DUF1285 domain-containing protein gives MSGPQKAVDLLGQIPKTKGLPPVHLWNPDFCGDIDMRIARDGTWYYLGTPIGRKPMVKLFSTIIRRDGDDYFLITPVEKVGIKVDDAPFVAIAVDVEGEGEAQVLRFTTNVDETAEAGTEHPIRVMIDPVTQEPAPYVHVRTNLEALIHRNVFYQLVELAVSREIDGQRWLGVWSGGEFFPIGLEP, from the coding sequence ATGAGTGGCCCGCAAAAAGCCGTCGACCTGTTGGGGCAAATCCCCAAGACCAAAGGCTTGCCCCCGGTCCACCTGTGGAACCCCGACTTTTGCGGCGACATCGACATGCGCATCGCCCGCGACGGCACCTGGTATTACCTGGGTACGCCGATCGGGCGTAAGCCGATGGTCAAGCTGTTCTCCACCATCATTCGCCGCGACGGCGATGATTACTTCCTGATCACCCCGGTCGAGAAAGTCGGCATCAAGGTCGATGACGCACCGTTTGTGGCGATTGCCGTGGACGTCGAAGGCGAGGGCGAAGCCCAGGTCTTGCGCTTCACCACCAATGTCGATGAGACCGCCGAGGCGGGCACTGAACATCCCATTCGCGTGATGATTGATCCAGTGACCCAGGAGCCTGCGCCGTACGTGCACGTGCGGACCAACCTTGAAGCGTTGATCCATCGCAATGTGTTCTACCAATTGGTGGAACTGGCGGTGAGCCGTGAAATCGACGGGCAGCGATGGTTGGGTGTGTGGAGCGGCGGGGAGTTCTTTCCCATCGGGCTTGAGCCGTAA
- a CDS encoding DUF4823 domain-containing protein: MRSLVLLLAVLALGGCMNVSDMGEGVRYHMSDAGLLDHSNSQRSNNFRIQPDSFIFIAQGAFAPPGSAYPRPNVVAETAFEGFIEYFPMVRRAQAPEGLDAAMGEARAAGAHYLLYTRFAKADDRIGNSDELIDQEAVDRLGLDSGVIQIMLIETSTQYLIDTARIKSRGGLLTFHDTKPEDLIGPPLAQYARGLLGLSDQ, from the coding sequence ATGCGTAGCCTGGTTTTGCTGCTGGCCGTTTTGGCGCTTGGTGGCTGCATGAATGTCAGCGATATGGGCGAAGGTGTTCGCTACCACATGAGCGACGCGGGGCTGTTGGATCACAGCAACAGTCAGCGCTCGAACAACTTCCGCATTCAGCCGGACTCGTTCATCTTCATCGCCCAAGGTGCTTTCGCGCCACCGGGCAGCGCCTACCCACGCCCTAACGTGGTGGCGGAAACCGCCTTCGAAGGCTTTATCGAATACTTCCCCATGGTCCGTCGCGCCCAGGCGCCGGAAGGTCTCGATGCTGCCATGGGTGAAGCTCGTGCTGCTGGCGCGCATTACCTGCTCTACACCCGTTTCGCCAAGGCTGACGACCGTATCGGCAACTCGGACGAATTGATCGACCAGGAAGCCGTAGATCGCCTCGGTCTCGACAGCGGCGTGATTCAGATCATGTTGATCGAGACCAGCACCCAGTATTTGATTGATACTGCACGGATCAAGAGTCGTGGCGGTTTACTGACGTTCCACGATACCAAGCCTGAAGACCTGATAGGCCCGCCGCTGGCGCAATATGCTCGCGGCTTGTTAGGGCTCAGCGACCAGTAA
- a CDS encoding TetR/AcrR family transcriptional regulator: protein MHKEPRKVREFRRREQEILDTALKLFLELGEDSVTVEMIADAVGIGKGTIYKHFKSKAEIYLRLMLDYERDLNELLHSADVDKDKEALSRAYFEFRMRDPQRYRLFDRLEEKVVKGNQVPEMVVELHKIRASNFERLTLLIKGRISEGKLEDVPPYFHYCASWALVHGAVALYHSPFWSNVLEDQEGFFQFLMDIGVRMGNKRKRDTDTPSS from the coding sequence ATGCATAAAGAACCTCGTAAGGTCCGTGAGTTTCGTCGCCGCGAGCAAGAAATTCTCGATACCGCGCTCAAGCTGTTCCTCGAACTAGGTGAAGACAGTGTCACCGTCGAGATGATTGCTGATGCCGTCGGTATCGGCAAAGGCACGATCTACAAGCACTTCAAATCCAAGGCGGAGATCTACCTGCGCCTGATGCTCGATTACGAGCGCGATTTGAACGAGCTGTTGCATTCGGCCGATGTCGACAAGGACAAGGAAGCCCTGTCCCGGGCCTACTTCGAATTCCGCATGCGCGATCCGCAACGCTATCGCTTGTTCGATCGCCTGGAAGAAAAGGTGGTCAAGGGCAACCAGGTGCCGGAGATGGTCGTGGAGCTGCACAAGATCCGTGCCTCGAACTTCGAACGCCTGACCCTGCTGATCAAGGGCCGGATCAGCGAAGGCAAGCTCGAAGACGTGCCGCCGTATTTCCATTACTGCGCGTCCTGGGCGCTGGTGCACGGCGCCGTGGCGCTGTATCACTCGCCGTTCTGGAGCAATGTGCTGGAAGATCAGGAAGGCTTCTTCCAGTTCCTGATGGACATCGGCGTGCGCATGGGCAACAAGCGCAAGCGCGATACCGACACGCCAAGCAGCTAA
- a CDS encoding GTP 3',8-cyclase MoaA: protein MIVDRQGRRFRNLRISLTSACNYACTYCVPNGKRLVAAQDELSAEAMARGVAYLIEAAGIERLRITGGEPLVSPKLEAFMTAVGQMGLEDISLTTNGQLLAKKLPLLVDAGIRRINVSLDTLDASAFRTIARGGDLATVLDGMNQAAAAGIKIKVNMVPLRGQNLDQVMPLLDYCLERGYELRFIELMRMGHLASDNNAFLQQFVSLQQLLSLIGERYEYLQADAPVDATAVRYAIPELGHFGVIANESVPFCRTCSRLRLSSTGWLHGCLSSSNRHYVGDLLDKPRHQALPALQRLLVKALGDKQEVAFSGGATIMKIIGG, encoded by the coding sequence ATGATCGTTGACCGTCAAGGCAGGCGTTTTCGCAATTTGCGGATCAGCCTGACCTCAGCCTGCAATTACGCGTGTACCTATTGCGTGCCTAACGGCAAGCGGTTGGTGGCAGCGCAGGATGAACTGTCGGCCGAGGCCATGGCGCGTGGCGTGGCGTATCTGATCGAAGCCGCCGGCATCGAGCGTTTGCGCATCACCGGCGGCGAGCCTCTGGTCAGCCCCAAACTCGAAGCCTTCATGACTGCCGTCGGCCAGATGGGCCTTGAGGACATCAGCCTCACCACCAATGGTCAGTTGCTGGCGAAAAAACTGCCGCTGCTGGTGGATGCCGGCATTCGGCGCATCAACGTTTCCCTCGATACCCTGGACGCCAGTGCGTTTCGCACCATTGCCCGTGGTGGCGATCTGGCGACGGTGCTCGACGGCATGAATCAGGCCGCTGCTGCCGGCATCAAGATCAAGGTCAACATGGTGCCGTTGCGTGGGCAGAACCTCGATCAGGTGATGCCGCTGCTCGATTACTGCCTGGAACGTGGCTATGAGCTGCGGTTTATCGAGCTGATGCGCATGGGCCACCTGGCCAGCGACAACAACGCCTTCCTACAACAGTTCGTCAGCCTTCAGCAGTTGCTGAGCCTGATCGGCGAACGCTACGAATACCTGCAAGCCGACGCACCGGTGGATGCCACGGCGGTACGCTACGCGATTCCGGAGCTGGGCCACTTCGGCGTGATCGCCAACGAAAGCGTGCCGTTCTGCCGGACCTGTTCACGCCTGCGGCTGTCGTCCACCGGTTGGCTCCATGGCTGCCTGTCGTCGAGTAATCGGCACTATGTCGGCGACCTGCTGGACAAGCCACGTCATCAAGCGCTGCCGGCCTTGCAGCGACTGCTGGTAAAAGCCCTGGGGGATAAGCAGGAAGTGGCGTTCTCCGGTGGCGCGACCATCATGAAAATTATCGGCGGCTGA